ACGCCGTGCTGGCGGCGGTCGAGCGGGCCGACTGGGTGCACTTCCTGTCGACCGGTGTCGACGGCTTCCCGCTCGACCGTCTCGCCGGCCGTACGGTGACCTGCGGCCGCGGGGCGAACAGCTCGGCGATCGCCGAGCTCACCGTCGGCCTGCTGCTCGCCGCCGAGAAGCGCATCCCGCAGATCTGGGAGGCCGCGACGATCGAGCCGTTCCTCGCCGAGCCCCTGGGTACCCTCGTCGGCCGGACGGTGGGGCTGCTCGGGTTCGGGTCCATCGGTCAGGAACTGGGCCGCCGGCTGGACGGGTTCGACACGCGGCTGCTGGCCCTGCGCCGCAGCGGACGCCCGGCCGAACAGCCCGCCGTGACCGTGGTGCGCACCCTGCCCGAGCTGCTCGGCGCGGCGGACCACCTCGTCGTGGCCGCCCCACTGACGCCGGACACCGACCGGCTGCTGGACGACGCGGCGTTCGCCGTCACCAAGCCCGGCCTGCACCTGGTCAACGTCGCCCGGGGCCGGATCGTCGACACCGACGCGCTGGTCCGGGCGCTGGCCGCCGGGACGGTGTCGCGTGCCAGCCTGGACGTCACCGACCCCGAACCGCTGCCGGCCGACCATCCGCTGCGCCACGACCCCCGGGTCCGGATCCTGCCGCACGTGTCCTGGTCGGCTCCCGGCGGCCTCAACCGCGGTTTCGGCCTCTTCGCCGACAACCTGCGCCGTTGGCGCACGGGTCGGCCGCTGCACGGCGTCGTCGACGTCGACGCCGGCTACTGACCCCTGCGCCCACAGCCGAGAAACGTGCGGGGAGGAGGAGCCGGCATGGTCAGCGGATCCGTCGTCGTCACCGGCGCCGCAGCCGGGATCGGAGCGGCGTGCGTCGAACTGTTCGCGCAGCGCGGGTTCGGGGTCGTCGCGTCCGACGTGTCCGAGGAGGGATTGGGCAAGCTCGCCGGGCACCCTGACGTCGTCACCCTCGTGGGTGACGCGGGCGACCCGGCGGCCAACGAGGCGATGGTGGCCCTGGCCGTCGAACGCTTCGGCCGCCTCGACGCCGCTGTGCTGAACGCCGGCCTCGGGGGCGCCCCACCGATCGAGGCACCGGGAGCCGTCGAAAGCCTTGATGCGATCTACGCGGTG
The Parafrankia discariae DNA segment above includes these coding regions:
- a CDS encoding NAD(P)-dependent oxidoreductase, which encodes MSLTSIPGAAPVPGAVPRTRPATPVVIAAVVPGPFVDRVRSLLGTGSPGDAGAEDGDTENADLDVVDVLGGQGVPADSSAPVAALVMPALLRDSPPDAVLAAVERADWVHFLSTGVDGFPLDRLAGRTVTCGRGANSSAIAELTVGLLLAAEKRIPQIWEAATIEPFLAEPLGTLVGRTVGLLGFGSIGQELGRRLDGFDTRLLALRRSGRPAEQPAVTVVRTLPELLGAADHLVVAAPLTPDTDRLLDDAAFAVTKPGLHLVNVARGRIVDTDALVRALAAGTVSRASLDVTDPEPLPADHPLRHDPRVRILPHVSWSAPGGLNRGFGLFADNLRRWRTGRPLHGVVDVDAGY